One Dioscorea cayenensis subsp. rotundata cultivar TDr96_F1 chromosome 15, TDr96_F1_v2_PseudoChromosome.rev07_lg8_w22 25.fasta, whole genome shotgun sequence genomic region harbors:
- the LOC120276913 gene encoding heat shock 70 kDa protein 16-like: MNCKLLLMKLASTFLERYCRFATEIDRTVIFVSLAQIKKCLNGDGDDLTENVYNSELLKLKKLLEPIVKRFKDEEARPQATRELVQCIVDNTLAVESWPTHERDAVCNECDKAEQWLRDKIQLQDSLPMSRDPVLWSHEIKERTASLDASCRQILKHRAPPSGSWDMQTD, from the exons ATGAACTGCAAGCTTTTGTTAATGAAGTTAGCATCAAC CTTTTTGGAGAGATACTGTCGCTTTGCAACTGAAATAGATAGGACAGTAATATTCGTAAGCCTTGCACAAATAAAAAAGTGCCTCAATGGTGACGGGGATGACTTAACAGAAAATGTCTACAATAGTGAACTGCTAAAGCTGAAGAAG CTGTTGGAACCTATTGTCAAACGATTCAAAGATGAAGAGGCTAGACCTCAAGCAACAAGGGAGCTTGTGCAATGTATAGTAGACAACACGTTGGCTGTAGAATCATGGCCAACACATGAACGAGATGCT GTCTGTAATGAATGTGATAAAGCCGAACAATGGCTTCGAGACAAAATTCAATTGCAGGATTCTTTGCCCATGAGCAGAGATCCTGTGTTGTGGTCACATGAAATTAAAGAAAGGACTGCATCATTAGACGC ATCATGCAGGCAGATACTAAAGCATAGAGCTCCTCCTTCTGGGTCTTGGGATATGCAAACAGATTGA